In a single window of the Streptacidiphilus sp. P02-A3a genome:
- the ilvA gene encoding threonine ammonia-lyase gives MSSWPITLDDVRGAHKMLSGVARVTPMEGSRYLSSLIGAPVHLKCENLQRTGSFKLRGAYVRIAGLSPVERAAGVVAASAGNHAQGVALAATTLGVRSTVFMPIAAPLPKVAATRDYGAEVRLHGENFDATLEAALDYADATGAVVIHPFDHEDVVAGQGTVGLEILEQCPEVRTILVGVGGGGLLAGIASAVKQLRPDVKVIGVQAAGAAAYPPSLRAGRPVTLDGFSTMADGIQVGRPGDIPFEIINRLADGVLTVSETSLARALLICLERCKLVVEPAGASTVAALLEHGAELEGPLVAVLSGGNIDPLLMQRVLRHGMVAAGRYFSLRLRITDRPGALANLLNVLTRADTNVVDIAHVRTDPKLDLGEAEVDLHLETKGPEHCAAVLSELRESGYTILNQG, from the coding sequence ATGAGCTCCTGGCCGATCACCCTGGACGACGTACGCGGTGCCCACAAGATGCTCTCCGGCGTAGCCCGGGTCACTCCGATGGAGGGCAGCCGGTACCTGTCCTCGCTGATCGGCGCGCCGGTCCACCTCAAGTGCGAGAACCTCCAGCGGACCGGCTCGTTCAAGCTGCGCGGCGCGTACGTGCGGATCGCCGGGCTGAGCCCGGTCGAGCGCGCGGCCGGGGTGGTCGCCGCGAGCGCCGGGAACCACGCGCAGGGCGTCGCGCTGGCGGCGACCACCCTCGGAGTGCGCTCCACCGTCTTCATGCCGATCGCCGCGCCGCTGCCCAAGGTCGCCGCGACCCGGGACTACGGCGCGGAGGTCCGGCTGCACGGGGAGAACTTCGACGCGACGCTGGAGGCCGCGCTCGACTACGCGGACGCCACCGGCGCGGTGGTGATCCACCCGTTCGACCACGAGGACGTCGTCGCCGGGCAGGGCACGGTGGGCCTGGAGATCCTGGAGCAGTGCCCCGAGGTGCGGACGATCCTGGTCGGCGTCGGCGGTGGCGGGCTGCTCGCCGGGATCGCCAGCGCGGTCAAGCAGCTGCGCCCGGACGTGAAGGTGATCGGCGTGCAGGCGGCGGGCGCCGCCGCGTACCCGCCGTCGCTGCGCGCCGGGCGCCCGGTCACCCTGGACGGCTTCTCCACCATGGCGGACGGCATCCAGGTGGGCCGTCCGGGTGATATCCCGTTCGAGATCATCAACCGGCTCGCGGACGGCGTGCTGACCGTCAGTGAGACCTCGCTCGCCCGGGCGCTGCTGATCTGCCTGGAACGCTGCAAGCTCGTGGTCGAACCGGCGGGCGCGAGCACCGTCGCGGCGCTGCTGGAGCACGGCGCGGAGCTGGAGGGCCCGCTGGTGGCGGTGCTGTCCGGCGGGAACATCGACCCGCTGCTGATGCAGCGGGTGCTGCGGCACGGGATGGTCGCGGCCGGGCGGTACTTCTCGCTGCGGCTGCGGATCACCGACCGCCCGGGTGCTCTGGCGAATCTGCTGAACGTGCTCACCCGAGCCGATACCAATGTTGTGGATATTGCCCACGTGCGCACTGATCCCAAGCTCGACCTGGGAGAAGCCGAGGTGGACCTTCATCTGGAAACCAAGGGTCCCGAGCACTGCGCCGCCGTATTGTCCGAGCTGCGCGAGTCCGGCTACACGATCCTGAACCAGGGCTGA
- a CDS encoding ATP-binding cassette domain-containing protein, whose translation MAEAAITAEGLVKTFGDVRALDGVDLEVPEGTVLGLLGPNGAGKTTTVRVLTTLLRPDSGRAVVAGVDVLKNPNQVRSLIGLSGQYAAVDEYLTGRENLQMVGELYQMSARAAKARALELLEWFNLSEAANRTAKTYSGGMRRRLDLAAALVVRPPVMFLDEPTTGLDPRNRMALWEVIETLVEQGTTLLLTTQYLEEADRLAHDIAVVDHGKVIARGTADQLKAQIGGERVEVVVQSALDLSEAVAALTPYAKGDPTVEQHTRRITVPVSGGARVLADVIRELDSRSIVIHDIGLRRPTLDDVFLALTGHATEADDGEPDGTDGEAPQQSPDDSDSAASGAAETRGES comes from the coding sequence ATGGCAGAGGCTGCCATAACCGCTGAGGGTCTGGTGAAGACCTTCGGCGACGTACGTGCCCTCGACGGCGTCGACCTCGAAGTACCCGAGGGCACTGTCCTCGGCCTGCTCGGGCCCAACGGCGCAGGCAAGACCACCACCGTGCGCGTCCTCACCACCCTGCTCCGCCCCGACTCGGGGCGAGCCGTGGTGGCCGGTGTGGACGTCCTGAAGAATCCGAACCAGGTCCGGAGCCTGATCGGGCTCTCCGGCCAGTACGCCGCCGTGGACGAGTACCTCACCGGCCGCGAGAACCTGCAGATGGTCGGCGAGCTCTACCAGATGAGCGCGCGCGCCGCGAAGGCGCGGGCGCTGGAGCTGCTGGAGTGGTTCAACCTCTCCGAGGCCGCCAACCGCACCGCGAAGACCTACTCCGGCGGCATGCGCCGTCGGCTCGACCTCGCCGCCGCGCTGGTGGTCAGGCCGCCGGTGATGTTCCTGGACGAACCCACCACCGGGCTCGACCCGCGCAACCGGATGGCGCTGTGGGAGGTCATCGAGACCCTGGTCGAGCAGGGCACCACGCTCCTGCTGACCACCCAGTACCTGGAGGAGGCCGACCGCCTCGCCCACGACATCGCGGTGGTCGACCACGGCAAGGTGATCGCCCGGGGCACCGCCGACCAGCTCAAGGCCCAGATCGGTGGCGAGCGGGTGGAGGTCGTGGTGCAGAGCGCACTCGACCTGAGCGAGGCCGTGGCCGCGCTCACCCCCTACGCCAAGGGGGATCCGACCGTCGAGCAGCACACCCGCCGGATCACCGTCCCGGTCAGCGGCGGCGCGCGGGTGCTCGCGGACGTCATCCGCGAGCTGGACTCGCGCAGCATCGTGATCCACGACATCGGGTTGCGCCGCCCCACCCTCGACGACGTGTTCCTCGCCCTCACCGGGCACGCGACCGAGGCCGACGACGGCGAACCGGACGGCACCGACGGGGAAGCCCCGCAGCAAAGCCCGGACGACAGCGACAGCGCGGCCTCCGGTGCCGCCGAGACCAGAGGGGAGTCCTGA
- a CDS encoding ABC transporter permease yields MAVTTGAIGGAVPTQRGGVLQILRDSRVVAKRNLRRMTRIPEIVVFGMMQPVMFVLLFTYVMGGAIKVPGSNDPNAYKQYLMAGIFAQTVTFAVAGASAGIAEDMTKGLVDRFRSLPMARSAVLVGRTMADLVQTALTLVVLGLVAFAIGWRIHKSVLEAFCGFLLLLLLGYAFSWIGALIGLSVRSPEAATSAGLVWLFPLTFISNAFVPVSTMPGWLQAVAYWNPFSATVQAVRDLFGNLPPGPGPTQWPMQHAIGVSIGWSVLITLLFSWLSVRKYRSAAG; encoded by the coding sequence ATGGCAGTGACCACCGGTGCGATCGGCGGCGCCGTCCCCACCCAGCGCGGCGGCGTGTTGCAGATCCTGCGGGACTCCCGGGTGGTTGCCAAGCGCAACTTGCGCCGAATGACCCGGATTCCCGAGATCGTGGTGTTCGGGATGATGCAGCCGGTGATGTTCGTCCTGCTGTTCACGTACGTCATGGGCGGCGCGATCAAGGTCCCCGGGAGCAACGACCCGAACGCCTACAAGCAGTACCTGATGGCGGGCATCTTCGCGCAGACGGTGACCTTCGCCGTCGCCGGAGCCTCGGCCGGTATCGCCGAGGACATGACCAAGGGCCTGGTCGACCGCTTCCGCTCGCTGCCGATGGCCCGCTCGGCGGTCCTGGTCGGCCGGACGATGGCCGACCTGGTGCAGACCGCGCTGACGCTGGTGGTGCTGGGCCTGGTGGCCTTCGCCATCGGCTGGCGGATCCACAAGAGCGTGCTGGAGGCGTTCTGCGGGTTCCTGCTGCTGCTCCTGCTCGGCTACGCCTTCTCCTGGATCGGCGCGCTGATCGGCCTGTCGGTGCGCAGCCCGGAGGCCGCCACCTCGGCCGGACTGGTCTGGCTGTTCCCGCTGACCTTCATCTCCAACGCGTTCGTCCCGGTCAGCACCATGCCCGGGTGGCTGCAGGCGGTCGCCTACTGGAACCCGTTCAGCGCGACCGTGCAGGCGGTGCGTGACCTGTTCGGCAACCTGCCGCCGGGCCCCGGCCCGACCCAGTGGCCGATGCAGCACGCGATCGGGGTGTCGATCGGCTGGTCGGTGCTGATCACGCTGCTGTTCTCGTGGCTGTCGGTGCGCAAGTACCGGTCCGCGGCTGGCTGA
- a CDS encoding HTTM domain-containing protein, with product MISTITARVAGRYESLTTRPIALYGSAVLRIGYALTYLAFLLREFPNREQLWGPDAAWTPALARQYAHAADWYGWVRSWNLLLATGNDTRFELSYALALAICAAMAAGLWTRFTSVGFMLVVTSFTARDVFLGDGGDSVLQLMSIYLVFTACGQRLSLDRRRRARRGTPRRPPTGTVRAELAELRRRAVTLVHNAAVLVVGCQMCVIYGAAALWKVQGGTWQNGTALYYTMHVDWFRVWPGLSDLATGNSVEICLIAYLTVFVQLGFPFAVFSKRLKYVLLVLLLAMHLGIALLMGLPVFSAAMIIGDSVFLPDPFWLAVGRLLTGFRDRFRDRFRDRFRDRFRDRFRDRARPAAGAAPTGPEAEQAQAGLPASDPAGAADPALVREGG from the coding sequence ATGATCTCCACCATCACCGCCCGGGTGGCCGGGAGGTACGAGTCGCTGACCACCCGTCCGATCGCGCTGTACGGGAGCGCGGTCCTGCGGATCGGCTACGCGCTCACCTATCTGGCCTTCCTGCTGCGGGAGTTCCCCAACCGTGAGCAGCTGTGGGGGCCCGACGCGGCGTGGACCCCGGCACTGGCACGGCAGTACGCCCACGCGGCCGACTGGTACGGCTGGGTCAGGTCCTGGAACCTGCTGCTGGCGACCGGCAACGACACCCGGTTCGAACTCAGCTACGCGCTGGCCCTGGCGATCTGCGCGGCCATGGCCGCCGGCCTGTGGACCCGTTTCACCTCGGTCGGGTTCATGCTGGTGGTCACCTCGTTCACCGCCCGGGACGTGTTCCTGGGCGACGGCGGCGACAGCGTCCTCCAACTGATGTCCATCTACCTGGTCTTCACCGCCTGCGGGCAGCGCCTCTCGCTGGACCGCCGACGCCGCGCCCGGCGCGGCACCCCGCGCCGCCCGCCGACCGGGACGGTGCGGGCCGAACTGGCCGAACTGCGCCGGCGGGCGGTCACCCTGGTGCACAACGCGGCCGTGCTGGTCGTCGGCTGCCAGATGTGCGTGATCTACGGGGCCGCCGCGCTCTGGAAGGTGCAGGGCGGCACCTGGCAGAACGGCACCGCGCTCTACTACACGATGCACGTGGACTGGTTCCGGGTCTGGCCGGGCCTGTCCGACCTGGCCACCGGCAACTCGGTCGAGATCTGCCTGATCGCGTACCTCACCGTCTTCGTCCAGCTCGGCTTTCCGTTCGCCGTCTTCAGCAAGCGCCTGAAGTACGTGCTGCTGGTCCTGCTGCTGGCGATGCACCTGGGCATCGCGCTGCTGATGGGCCTGCCGGTGTTCTCCGCCGCGATGATCATCGGGGACTCGGTGTTCCTGCCGGACCCGTTCTGGCTGGCGGTCGGCCGCCTGCTCACCGGCTTCCGCGACCGGTTCCGCGACCGGTTCCGCGACCGGTTCCGCGACCGGTTCCGCGACCGGTTCCGCGACCGCGCGCGCCCGGCAGCCGGTGCCGCGCCCACCGGCCCGGAGGCCGAGCAGGCGCAGGCGGGCCTCCCGGCGTCCGACCCCGCCGGGGCGGCGGACCCCGCGCTGGTCCGCGAGGGCGGTTGA
- a CDS encoding DUF5819 family protein, whose amino-acid sequence MSYGEAEQPDPTEPDRPEPVRLSRWSKAVLAVVALLVSAVTAVHLTAIFFDAAPPNTVSQRYATELRWWTQPWLAQNWKLFAPDPQSTNTDISARVRSADGAVSPWVDLTAIDYAAVRHDPMPSHANENELRMAWNSYTGSQPGSSLQLMLQQYLVNIVLQRVPGTGPGPFSGVQLRVTNTPLEPPGHAAPVADAPQTLPWWTLRSQEGSAK is encoded by the coding sequence ATGTCGTACGGCGAGGCGGAGCAGCCTGACCCGACGGAACCTGACCGGCCGGAGCCGGTCCGGCTCTCCCGCTGGTCCAAGGCGGTACTCGCGGTGGTCGCGCTGCTGGTCTCGGCCGTCACCGCCGTCCATCTGACCGCGATCTTCTTCGACGCGGCGCCACCCAACACCGTCTCGCAGCGCTACGCGACCGAGCTGAGATGGTGGACCCAGCCCTGGCTGGCACAGAACTGGAAGCTCTTCGCTCCCGATCCGCAGTCCACGAACACCGACATCTCCGCGCGGGTCCGCTCCGCCGACGGCGCCGTCAGCCCCTGGGTCGACCTCACCGCCATCGACTACGCGGCGGTGCGGCACGACCCGATGCCCAGCCACGCCAACGAGAACGAGCTGCGCATGGCCTGGAACTCCTACACCGGCAGCCAGCCGGGTAGTTCGCTGCAACTGATGCTCCAGCAGTACCTGGTGAACATCGTGCTCCAGCGCGTCCCGGGCACGGGGCCCGGACCGTTCTCCGGCGTCCAGCTCCGGGTGACGAACACACCGCTGGAGCCACCGGGCCACGCGGCCCCCGTCGCGGACGCCCCCCAGACCCTGCCCTGGTGGACGCTGCGCAGTCAGGAGGGCAGCGCGAAATGA
- the greA gene encoding transcription elongation factor GreA has translation MTQTSENVTWLTQEAYDQLRAELEHLSGPARAEITQKIEAAREEGDLKENAGYHAAREEQGKMELRIRQLNQLLERAQVGAAPADNGVVGPGMVVTIAWDGDEDDTTTFLLGSREATSDDLETYSPQSPLGRAIDSHKVGETASYELPNGRKASVKIISAKPHQG, from the coding sequence GTGACCCAGACCAGCGAAAACGTCACCTGGCTCACCCAGGAGGCGTACGACCAGCTCCGGGCCGAGCTGGAGCACCTGTCGGGTCCTGCACGCGCCGAGATCACCCAGAAGATCGAGGCGGCCCGCGAGGAAGGCGATCTCAAGGAGAACGCCGGGTACCACGCGGCCCGTGAGGAGCAGGGCAAGATGGAGCTGCGCATCCGCCAGCTGAACCAGCTCCTGGAGCGCGCCCAGGTGGGCGCCGCCCCCGCCGACAACGGCGTGGTGGGTCCCGGCATGGTGGTCACCATCGCCTGGGACGGCGACGAGGACGACACCACCACCTTCCTGCTGGGCTCCCGGGAGGCGACCTCCGACGACCTGGAGACCTACTCCCCGCAGTCCCCGCTGGGCCGGGCGATCGACTCGCACAAGGTCGGCGAGACCGCCAGCTACGAACTGCCGAACGGCCGCAAGGCCTCGGTGAAGATCATCTCCGCGAAGCCGCACCAGGGCTGA
- a CDS encoding DUF4307 domain-containing protein gives MSTTTPGAVPLTPPTGRYGADPAAADRRMKRWYQVVSALAVLLVAGLSTAYVLQSSVNGEVEAFQVVSSSKVLIHLQVTKSAGSAGNCTVRSRDANGNEVGRVTVAIPKADSTYDTIVDLKTSGLGTTGELVSCSS, from the coding sequence ATGAGCACTACGACCCCGGGCGCAGTTCCACTGACGCCCCCCACCGGGCGCTACGGCGCCGACCCGGCGGCGGCCGACCGGCGGATGAAGCGCTGGTACCAGGTGGTCTCCGCGCTGGCCGTGCTGCTGGTCGCCGGTCTCTCGACGGCCTACGTCCTGCAGTCCTCGGTCAACGGCGAGGTGGAGGCGTTCCAGGTGGTCTCCTCCTCGAAGGTGCTGATACACCTCCAGGTGACCAAGTCGGCGGGCAGCGCCGGCAACTGCACGGTGCGCTCGCGGGACGCCAACGGCAACGAGGTGGGCCGGGTCACCGTGGCCATCCCCAAGGCCGACAGCACCTACGACACCATCGTCGACCTGAAGACCAGCGGCCTGGGCACCACCGGCGAACTGGTCAGCTGCTCCTCCTGA
- the mca gene encoding mycothiol conjugate amidase Mca: protein MTEQLRLMAVHAHPDDESSKGAATMASYAARGVDVMVATCTGGERGSILNPKLQGDPWIEANIHEVRAKEMEAAREILGVRQAWLGFVDSGLPEGDPLPPLPEGCFALQPVEVATGALVRLIREFRPHVITTYDENGGYPHPDHIMTHTISMAAFDAAGDPDAFPEAGEPWQPLKLYYNHGFSLDRIRALDVAMEARGLESPYKEWIARWERGDRKPREITTKVPCGDFFEVRDRALLAHATQIDPDGPWFRIPLEIQREVWPTEDYELARSLVDTTLPEDDLFAGVTADIVPA from the coding sequence TTGACTGAGCAGTTGCGACTGATGGCGGTACACGCGCACCCGGACGACGAGTCCAGCAAGGGCGCGGCGACCATGGCCTCGTACGCGGCGCGTGGCGTCGATGTCATGGTGGCGACGTGCACGGGGGGAGAGCGCGGCTCGATCCTCAACCCGAAGCTCCAGGGCGACCCGTGGATCGAGGCGAACATCCACGAGGTGCGGGCCAAGGAGATGGAGGCGGCCCGCGAGATCCTGGGCGTACGGCAGGCATGGCTGGGCTTCGTCGACTCCGGGTTGCCCGAGGGGGACCCGCTGCCGCCGCTGCCGGAGGGCTGCTTCGCCCTCCAGCCGGTGGAGGTGGCGACCGGGGCCCTGGTGCGGCTGATCCGCGAGTTCCGGCCGCATGTGATCACCACCTACGACGAGAACGGGGGCTATCCGCACCCGGACCACATCATGACCCACACCATCTCGATGGCGGCCTTCGACGCCGCCGGCGACCCGGACGCCTTCCCGGAGGCGGGCGAGCCGTGGCAGCCGCTGAAGCTGTACTACAACCACGGCTTCTCGCTGGACCGGATCAGGGCCCTTGACGTGGCCATGGAGGCCCGGGGCCTGGAGTCGCCGTACAAGGAGTGGATCGCCCGCTGGGAGCGGGGCGACCGCAAGCCGCGGGAGATCACCACCAAGGTGCCCTGCGGCGACTTCTTCGAGGTCCGTGACCGGGCGCTGCTGGCACACGCCACGCAGATCGACCCGGACGGGCCGTGGTTCCGGATCCCGCTGGAGATCCAGCGGGAGGTCTGGCCGACCGAGGACTACGAACTGGCCCGCTCCCTGGTGGACACCACCCTGCCCGAGGACGACCTGTTCGCGGGCGTGACAGCCGACATCGTCCCGGCCTGA
- a CDS encoding HoxN/HupN/NixA family nickel/cobalt transporter has translation MAGRVARIRGALSRREWARMGGMAAFIVALHVAGFYTLLAIVSPAHYHVGGQVFGVGMGVTAYTLGMRHAFDADHIAAIDNTTRKLMADKQRPLSVGFWFSLGHSSVVFGLCVLLSLGVRALAGQVENGSSTLQHYTGIIGTSVSGAFLMIIAVLNTVVLLGVVRVFRKMRTGDFDEAELEAHLDNRGLVNRILRPIMKTITKPWQMYLVGLLFGLGFDTATEVSLLVLAGGASAFALPWYAILCLPVLFAAGMSLLDTIDGSFMNFAYDWAFSKPVRKVYYNITITALSVAVAVLIGGVELLGLLAQQLNITTGVLGWVAGIDLNNVGFVIVGLFVVTWVGALLFWRFGNVEEKWSQGLREAEASS, from the coding sequence ATGGCGGGCAGAGTCGCACGAATACGCGGCGCGCTGAGTCGGCGCGAGTGGGCCCGGATGGGCGGCATGGCCGCCTTCATCGTCGCGCTCCACGTCGCGGGCTTCTACACGCTGCTCGCCATCGTCAGCCCCGCCCACTACCACGTGGGCGGCCAGGTCTTCGGTGTCGGCATGGGCGTCACCGCGTACACCCTCGGCATGCGCCACGCCTTCGACGCCGACCACATCGCGGCCATCGACAACACCACCCGCAAGCTGATGGCCGACAAGCAGCGCCCGCTGTCGGTCGGGTTCTGGTTCTCCCTCGGTCACTCCTCGGTGGTCTTCGGGCTGTGCGTGCTGCTGTCCCTCGGCGTCCGCGCCCTCGCCGGGCAGGTGGAGAACGGGTCCTCGACGCTCCAGCACTACACCGGGATCATCGGCACCAGCGTCTCCGGCGCCTTCCTGATGATCATCGCGGTACTGAACACCGTCGTCCTGCTGGGCGTGGTCCGGGTGTTCCGCAAGATGCGCACCGGTGACTTCGACGAGGCCGAGCTGGAAGCGCACCTCGACAACCGGGGCCTGGTCAACCGCATCCTCCGGCCGATCATGAAGACCATCACCAAGCCCTGGCAGATGTACCTGGTGGGCCTGCTGTTCGGGCTGGGCTTCGACACCGCGACCGAGGTCTCGCTGCTGGTCCTCGCGGGCGGCGCGTCCGCGTTCGCGCTGCCCTGGTACGCCATCCTGTGCCTGCCGGTGCTGTTCGCGGCCGGGATGTCGCTGCTGGACACCATCGACGGCTCGTTCATGAACTTCGCCTACGACTGGGCCTTCTCCAAGCCGGTCCGCAAGGTCTACTACAACATCACCATCACCGCGCTCAGCGTCGCGGTCGCGGTGCTGATCGGCGGGGTGGAGCTGCTCGGGCTGCTCGCCCAGCAGCTGAACATCACCACCGGCGTGCTCGGCTGGGTCGCCGGGATCGACCTCAACAACGTCGGCTTCGTGATCGTCGGGCTGTTCGTGGTGACCTGGGTCGGGGCGCTGCTGTTCTGGCGCTTCGGCAACGTCGAGGAGAAGTGGTCCCAGGGGCTGCGCGAGGCCGAGGCCTCCTCCTGA
- a CDS encoding DMT family transporter — protein MSGTLNQGGDSPGTAADAPARPAAVTAAPPARLSDRIPAPLLTICAMFTVQLGVAYSTSLFGPLGVSGATSLRLVIAAVLLLALARPSLAGKTPRQLLTVALLGIASGGMTLLFAASIQRIPMGVTSTIEFLGPLGVALASSRRLAHAGWAALAGLGVVLLCLAGGGLHGSSHLNRLGLLFAAAAALCWAVYIIFTKAVGQAFEGFQGLAVSISVAALAVLPVGGPSAWHGLQHSDRPWQLLAQGLGVALLFPVATYMLEMTALRRLSGRVYGVLTSLEPGVAVLIGFLVLGQKLVPVQLIGLACVVAASLAATVTERPAPTD, from the coding sequence ATGAGCGGGACGCTGAACCAGGGCGGTGACTCCCCCGGCACCGCCGCCGACGCCCCGGCGCGTCCGGCGGCCGTAACGGCGGCGCCGCCCGCCCGGCTGTCCGACCGGATCCCGGCGCCGCTGCTCACCATCTGCGCCATGTTCACGGTGCAGCTCGGGGTGGCCTACTCCACCTCGCTGTTCGGACCGCTCGGCGTGTCCGGAGCCACCTCACTGCGACTGGTGATCGCGGCGGTGCTGCTGCTGGCGCTGGCGCGGCCGAGCCTGGCCGGGAAGACCCCCCGGCAGCTGCTCACGGTGGCGCTGCTGGGCATCGCCTCCGGCGGCATGACGCTGCTGTTCGCGGCGTCGATCCAGCGGATCCCGATGGGCGTCACCTCGACCATCGAGTTCCTGGGACCGCTCGGGGTGGCCCTGGCCTCCTCCCGCCGACTGGCGCACGCGGGCTGGGCGGCGCTGGCCGGACTGGGCGTGGTGCTGCTCTGCCTGGCGGGCGGCGGACTGCACGGCAGCAGCCACCTCAACCGGCTGGGGCTGCTGTTCGCGGCGGCGGCGGCGCTGTGCTGGGCGGTGTACATCATCTTCACCAAGGCGGTCGGGCAGGCCTTCGAGGGCTTCCAGGGACTGGCGGTGTCGATCAGTGTGGCGGCCCTGGCGGTGCTGCCGGTGGGCGGCCCGAGCGCCTGGCACGGCCTCCAGCACTCGGACCGGCCCTGGCAGCTGCTGGCCCAGGGGCTGGGCGTGGCCCTGCTGTTCCCGGTCGCCACCTACATGCTGGAGATGACCGCGCTGCGGCGGCTGTCAGGGCGGGTCTACGGCGTGCTCACCAGCCTGGAGCCGGGGGTGGCGGTGCTGATCGGCTTCCTGGTGCTGGGGCAGAAGCTGGTGCCGGTGCAGCTGATCGGCCTCGCCTGCGTGGTGGCGGCCAGCCTCGCCGCGACCGTCACCGAACGGCCCGCGCCGACGGACTGA